In one window of Henckelia pumila isolate YLH828 chromosome 1, ASM3356847v2, whole genome shotgun sequence DNA:
- the LOC140877716 gene encoding plastid division protein CDP1, chloroplastic isoform X6 gives MANFHALVTTVNDLCCCSQNSARFQWNGSFVYLNRRKGCCTKNKCGNSSYCNGGRVRVPAVGRPWRLRAATDLRFAEDSKKSIVQNQVPFVEVPVTCYQILGIHDQAEKDEIAKAVIHLTNTEIEEGYTEAVVVSRPKVLKDVRDKLLFEPEYAGIIKEKQPPKSSLKIPWDWLPVVLCLLQEAGEEKLVLEIGRRAVQHPCAKPFAHDILLAMALAECAIANVGFEKKNISHGFEALVRARYHLGRMNSLGKLKLLSQIEEYLEKLAPECTLELLRMPYTPDNAERRRGAISALQELLRQGLDVETSCQVQDWPCFLNRALKELTASEIVDLIPWDNLAVTRKNRKSIESQNQRTVIDCDSFYVVMLAHIALGFSSKQTDLINKAKLICECLSSEGFDLKFEEAFCSLLLGQSDEATAAERLRQLEVNSNPSSQKSLQKKKIKENSSADKPLETWLKEAALSLFPDTRECSPSLADFFTWEKRTSGRRHNKRTAPAVSNIRHRPLAIALPVDRRDEESVSSTVSSLQLGPAVKQLAPPDLQIPLTESKAIDGGSGNLPSTQLKRSLGSKQGDVWKFWFGVNHVLGKMVYAAALGFILVALLKLKNTLFWRAGNGTRWRMDKQSADTCSLTWSADSSSTVTKKNGSRCLSKMLRSLSSDGKQLKQKRWGLTMMFMASWKSSMVLC, from the exons ATGGCAAATTTTCATGCATTGGTGACCACTGTGAATGACCTCTGCTGTTGTAGTCAGAACAGCGCCAGGTTTCAGTGGAATGGCAGCTTTGTGTATTTGAATAGGAGAAAAGGCTGCTGTACGAAAAATAAATGTGGGAATTCTAGTTATTGTAATGGTGGCAGAGTTAGGGTTCCTGCGGTTGGTCGCCCATGGAGATTACGTGCTGCCACGGATCTTCGATTTGCTGAGGACAGCAAAAAAAGCATTGTGCAGAATCAGGTCCCGTTTGTCGAAGTCCCCGTCACTTGCTACCAG ATTCTTGGCATTCATGATCAAGCGGAGAAAGATGAAATTGCTAAAGCAGTAATACATCTGACAAATACTGAGATTGAGGAGGGTTACacggaagctgttgttgtatctCGCCCT AAGGTTCTGAAGGATGTGAGAGATAAACTTCTATTTGAACCAGAATATGCTGGAATTATCAAAGAAAAGCAGCCTCCCAAATCTTCTCTTAAAATTCCATGGGATTGGTTACCTGTGGTACTTTGCCTTCTTCAGGAG GCAGGAGAAGAAAAACTTGTGCTTGAAATTGGACGAAGAGCCGTGCAGCATCCATGCGCAAAGCCATTTGCTCATGATATACTTCTTGCAATGGCCCTAGCAGAG TGTGCGATCGCTAATGTTGGTTTTGAGAAGAAAAATATTTCTCATGGATTTGAAGCCCTTGTCCGCGCTCGGTACCATCTTGGAAGAATGAATTCACTGGGCAAGTTGAAGCTGTTATCTCAG ATTGAAGAATATTTAGAAAAGCTTGCTCCTGAGTGTACGTTGGAGCTATTGAGGATGCCTTATACGCCTGATAATGCCGAACGAAGACGTGGAGCTATCTCAGCTTTGCAAGAATTGCTCAGACAGGGCCTTGATGTTGAAACTTCTTGCCAAGTTCAAGACTGGCCATGCTTCTTGAATCGAGCACTAAAAGAACTCACGGCCTCTGAAATTGTCGATCTTATTCCTTGGGATAATTTAGCTGTTACAAGGAAGAATAGGAAGTCGATCGAGTCGCAGAATCAAAGAACTGTTATTGACTGTGATAGCTTCTATGTGGTTATGTTAGCTCATATTGCTCTTGGGTTTTCAAGCAAACAAACTGACTTG ATAAACAAGGCAAAGTTAATATGTGAATGTCTATCATCAGAAGGCTTTGATTTAAAGTTTGAAGAAGCATTTTGTTCTTTACTTCTTGGGCAG AGTGATGAAGCCACAGCGGCTGAAAGACTAAGGCAACTGGAGGTGAACTCTAATCCCAGTTCACAAAAGTCACtgcaaaagaaaaaaatcaaagaaaattcAAGTGCAGACAAACCACTG GAAACATGGTTGAAAGAAGCTGCACTTAGCTTGTTTCCGGATACCCGAGAGTGTTCTCCATCTTTG GCTGACTTCTTTACTTGGGAAAAAAGAACTTCTGGAAGAAGGCATAATAAAAGAACAGCTCCAGCTGTATCAAACATCAGGCATAGACCACTGGCCATTGCACTTCCAGTAGATCGAAGGGATGAAGAATCTGTTTCATCTACAGTATCTTCACTACAACTTGGACCAGCTGTGAAGCAACTTGCTCCTCCTGATCTCCAAATCCCGTTGACAGAAAGCAAGGCCATTGATGGAGGCAGTGGTAATCTACCATCTACACAGCTGAAGAGAAGTTTAGGTTCAAAGCAGGGTGATGTTTGGAAATTTTGGTTCGGCGTAAATCATGTCCTTGGAAAGATGGTATACGCTGCAGCACTGGGCTTCATCTTGGTTGCGCTTCTTAAACTGAAAAACACACTGTTCTGGAGGGCTGGAAATGGCACTAGATGGAGAATGGACAAACAGAGTGCTGACACCTGCTCCCTTACTTGGAGTGCAGATTCTTCTTCTACAGTAACAAAGAAAAATG GCAGCAGATGCCTGTCAAAGATGCTGAGATCCTTGTCAAGCGATGGCAAGCAATTAAAGCAGAAGCGCTGGGGCCTAACCATGATGTTCATGGCCTCCTGGAAGTCCTCGATGGTTCTATGCTAG
- the LOC140877716 gene encoding plastid division protein CDP1, chloroplastic isoform X1, protein MANFHALVTTVNDLCCCSQNSARFQWNGSFVYLNRRKGCCTKNKCGNSSYCNGGRVRVPAVGRPWRLRAATDLRFAEDSKKSIVQNQVPFVEVPVTCYQILGIHDQAEKDEIAKAVIHLTNTEIEEGYTEAVVVSRPKVLKDVRDKLLFEPEYAGIIKEKQPPKSSLKIPWDWLPVVLCLLQEAGEEKLVLEIGRRAVQHPCAKPFAHDILLAMALAECAIANVGFEKKNISHGFEALVRARYHLGRMNSLGKLKLLSQIEEYLEKLAPECTLELLRMPYTPDNAERRRGAISALQELLRQGLDVETSCQVQDWPCFLNRALKELTASEIVDLIPWDNLAVTRKNRKSIESQNQRTVIDCDSFYVVMLAHIALGFSSKQTDLINKAKLICECLSSEGFDLKFEEAFCSLLLGQSDEATAAERLRQLEVNSNPSSQKSLQKKKIKENSSADKPLETWLKEAALSLFPDTRECSPSLADFFTWEKRTSGRRHNKRTAPAVSNIRHRPLAIALPVDRRDEESVSSTVSSLQLGPAVKQLAPPDLQIPLTESKAIDGGSGNLPSTQLKRSLGSKQGDVWKFWFGVNHVLGKMVYAAALGFILVALLKLKNTLFWRAGNGTRWRMDKQSADTCSLTWSADSSSTVTKKNGIARKFHKFLSTLKVHSGDHSEAVDLKTASLSSGLSSSITSTYRQQMPVKDAEILVKRWQAIKAEALGPNHDVHGLLEVLDGSMLVQWQTLADAAKARSCFWRFVLLQLKVTRADILKDGIGREMAEIEVFLEEAAELVDESQPKNPTYYSPYRIVYLLERKDDGSWRFCEGDILTTSQPLVND, encoded by the exons ATGGCAAATTTTCATGCATTGGTGACCACTGTGAATGACCTCTGCTGTTGTAGTCAGAACAGCGCCAGGTTTCAGTGGAATGGCAGCTTTGTGTATTTGAATAGGAGAAAAGGCTGCTGTACGAAAAATAAATGTGGGAATTCTAGTTATTGTAATGGTGGCAGAGTTAGGGTTCCTGCGGTTGGTCGCCCATGGAGATTACGTGCTGCCACGGATCTTCGATTTGCTGAGGACAGCAAAAAAAGCATTGTGCAGAATCAGGTCCCGTTTGTCGAAGTCCCCGTCACTTGCTACCAG ATTCTTGGCATTCATGATCAAGCGGAGAAAGATGAAATTGCTAAAGCAGTAATACATCTGACAAATACTGAGATTGAGGAGGGTTACacggaagctgttgttgtatctCGCCCT AAGGTTCTGAAGGATGTGAGAGATAAACTTCTATTTGAACCAGAATATGCTGGAATTATCAAAGAAAAGCAGCCTCCCAAATCTTCTCTTAAAATTCCATGGGATTGGTTACCTGTGGTACTTTGCCTTCTTCAGGAG GCAGGAGAAGAAAAACTTGTGCTTGAAATTGGACGAAGAGCCGTGCAGCATCCATGCGCAAAGCCATTTGCTCATGATATACTTCTTGCAATGGCCCTAGCAGAG TGTGCGATCGCTAATGTTGGTTTTGAGAAGAAAAATATTTCTCATGGATTTGAAGCCCTTGTCCGCGCTCGGTACCATCTTGGAAGAATGAATTCACTGGGCAAGTTGAAGCTGTTATCTCAG ATTGAAGAATATTTAGAAAAGCTTGCTCCTGAGTGTACGTTGGAGCTATTGAGGATGCCTTATACGCCTGATAATGCCGAACGAAGACGTGGAGCTATCTCAGCTTTGCAAGAATTGCTCAGACAGGGCCTTGATGTTGAAACTTCTTGCCAAGTTCAAGACTGGCCATGCTTCTTGAATCGAGCACTAAAAGAACTCACGGCCTCTGAAATTGTCGATCTTATTCCTTGGGATAATTTAGCTGTTACAAGGAAGAATAGGAAGTCGATCGAGTCGCAGAATCAAAGAACTGTTATTGACTGTGATAGCTTCTATGTGGTTATGTTAGCTCATATTGCTCTTGGGTTTTCAAGCAAACAAACTGACTTG ATAAACAAGGCAAAGTTAATATGTGAATGTCTATCATCAGAAGGCTTTGATTTAAAGTTTGAAGAAGCATTTTGTTCTTTACTTCTTGGGCAG AGTGATGAAGCCACAGCGGCTGAAAGACTAAGGCAACTGGAGGTGAACTCTAATCCCAGTTCACAAAAGTCACtgcaaaagaaaaaaatcaaagaaaattcAAGTGCAGACAAACCACTG GAAACATGGTTGAAAGAAGCTGCACTTAGCTTGTTTCCGGATACCCGAGAGTGTTCTCCATCTTTG GCTGACTTCTTTACTTGGGAAAAAAGAACTTCTGGAAGAAGGCATAATAAAAGAACAGCTCCAGCTGTATCAAACATCAGGCATAGACCACTGGCCATTGCACTTCCAGTAGATCGAAGGGATGAAGAATCTGTTTCATCTACAGTATCTTCACTACAACTTGGACCAGCTGTGAAGCAACTTGCTCCTCCTGATCTCCAAATCCCGTTGACAGAAAGCAAGGCCATTGATGGAGGCAGTGGTAATCTACCATCTACACAGCTGAAGAGAAGTTTAGGTTCAAAGCAGGGTGATGTTTGGAAATTTTGGTTCGGCGTAAATCATGTCCTTGGAAAGATGGTATACGCTGCAGCACTGGGCTTCATCTTGGTTGCGCTTCTTAAACTGAAAAACACACTGTTCTGGAGGGCTGGAAATGGCACTAGATGGAGAATGGACAAACAGAGTGCTGACACCTGCTCCCTTACTTGGAGTGCAGATTCTTCTTCTACAGTAACAAAGAAAAATGGTATTGCTAGAAAATTTCACAAGTTCCTTTCTACACTTAAAGTGCATTCTGGGGATCACTCAGAAGCTGTTGATTTGAAAACGGCTTCCCTCTCCTCTGGCCTCTCATCTTCGATCACATCAACTTATAGGCAGCAGATGCCTGTCAAAGATGCTGAGATCCTTGTCAAGCGATGGCAAGCAATTAAAGCAGAAGCGCTGGGGCCTAACCATGATGTTCATGGCCTCCTGGAAGTCCTCGATGGTTCTATGCTAGTTCAG TGGCAAACTTTGGCGGATGCTGCGAAAGCAAGGTCCtgtttttggagatttgtttTATTGCAACTGAAAGTTACACGTGCTGACATTTTGAAAGATGGGATTGGGAGGGAAATGGCCGAAATAGAGGTTTTCTTGGAAGAGGCAGCTGAACTTGTGGACGAATCTCAGCCTAAGAATCCAACATACTACAG CCCCTATAGAATTGTTTATCTTCTGGAAAGGAAAGACGATGGATCGTGGAGGTTCTGTGAAGGAGATATTCTTACCACGTCGCAACCTTTGGTCAATGACTAA
- the LOC140877716 gene encoding plastid division protein CDP1, chloroplastic isoform X2 has protein sequence MANFHALVTTVNDLCCCSQNSARFQWNGSFVYLNRRKGCCTKNKCGNSSYCNGGRVRVPAVGRPWRLRAATDLRFAEDSKKSIVQNQVPFVEVPVTCYQILGIHDQAEKDEIAKAVIHLTNTEIEEGYTEAVVVSRPVLKDVRDKLLFEPEYAGIIKEKQPPKSSLKIPWDWLPVVLCLLQEAGEEKLVLEIGRRAVQHPCAKPFAHDILLAMALAECAIANVGFEKKNISHGFEALVRARYHLGRMNSLGKLKLLSQIEEYLEKLAPECTLELLRMPYTPDNAERRRGAISALQELLRQGLDVETSCQVQDWPCFLNRALKELTASEIVDLIPWDNLAVTRKNRKSIESQNQRTVIDCDSFYVVMLAHIALGFSSKQTDLINKAKLICECLSSEGFDLKFEEAFCSLLLGQSDEATAAERLRQLEVNSNPSSQKSLQKKKIKENSSADKPLETWLKEAALSLFPDTRECSPSLADFFTWEKRTSGRRHNKRTAPAVSNIRHRPLAIALPVDRRDEESVSSTVSSLQLGPAVKQLAPPDLQIPLTESKAIDGGSGNLPSTQLKRSLGSKQGDVWKFWFGVNHVLGKMVYAAALGFILVALLKLKNTLFWRAGNGTRWRMDKQSADTCSLTWSADSSSTVTKKNGIARKFHKFLSTLKVHSGDHSEAVDLKTASLSSGLSSSITSTYRQQMPVKDAEILVKRWQAIKAEALGPNHDVHGLLEVLDGSMLVQWQTLADAAKARSCFWRFVLLQLKVTRADILKDGIGREMAEIEVFLEEAAELVDESQPKNPTYYSPYRIVYLLERKDDGSWRFCEGDILTTSQPLVND, from the exons ATGGCAAATTTTCATGCATTGGTGACCACTGTGAATGACCTCTGCTGTTGTAGTCAGAACAGCGCCAGGTTTCAGTGGAATGGCAGCTTTGTGTATTTGAATAGGAGAAAAGGCTGCTGTACGAAAAATAAATGTGGGAATTCTAGTTATTGTAATGGTGGCAGAGTTAGGGTTCCTGCGGTTGGTCGCCCATGGAGATTACGTGCTGCCACGGATCTTCGATTTGCTGAGGACAGCAAAAAAAGCATTGTGCAGAATCAGGTCCCGTTTGTCGAAGTCCCCGTCACTTGCTACCAG ATTCTTGGCATTCATGATCAAGCGGAGAAAGATGAAATTGCTAAAGCAGTAATACATCTGACAAATACTGAGATTGAGGAGGGTTACacggaagctgttgttgtatctCGCCCT GTTCTGAAGGATGTGAGAGATAAACTTCTATTTGAACCAGAATATGCTGGAATTATCAAAGAAAAGCAGCCTCCCAAATCTTCTCTTAAAATTCCATGGGATTGGTTACCTGTGGTACTTTGCCTTCTTCAGGAG GCAGGAGAAGAAAAACTTGTGCTTGAAATTGGACGAAGAGCCGTGCAGCATCCATGCGCAAAGCCATTTGCTCATGATATACTTCTTGCAATGGCCCTAGCAGAG TGTGCGATCGCTAATGTTGGTTTTGAGAAGAAAAATATTTCTCATGGATTTGAAGCCCTTGTCCGCGCTCGGTACCATCTTGGAAGAATGAATTCACTGGGCAAGTTGAAGCTGTTATCTCAG ATTGAAGAATATTTAGAAAAGCTTGCTCCTGAGTGTACGTTGGAGCTATTGAGGATGCCTTATACGCCTGATAATGCCGAACGAAGACGTGGAGCTATCTCAGCTTTGCAAGAATTGCTCAGACAGGGCCTTGATGTTGAAACTTCTTGCCAAGTTCAAGACTGGCCATGCTTCTTGAATCGAGCACTAAAAGAACTCACGGCCTCTGAAATTGTCGATCTTATTCCTTGGGATAATTTAGCTGTTACAAGGAAGAATAGGAAGTCGATCGAGTCGCAGAATCAAAGAACTGTTATTGACTGTGATAGCTTCTATGTGGTTATGTTAGCTCATATTGCTCTTGGGTTTTCAAGCAAACAAACTGACTTG ATAAACAAGGCAAAGTTAATATGTGAATGTCTATCATCAGAAGGCTTTGATTTAAAGTTTGAAGAAGCATTTTGTTCTTTACTTCTTGGGCAG AGTGATGAAGCCACAGCGGCTGAAAGACTAAGGCAACTGGAGGTGAACTCTAATCCCAGTTCACAAAAGTCACtgcaaaagaaaaaaatcaaagaaaattcAAGTGCAGACAAACCACTG GAAACATGGTTGAAAGAAGCTGCACTTAGCTTGTTTCCGGATACCCGAGAGTGTTCTCCATCTTTG GCTGACTTCTTTACTTGGGAAAAAAGAACTTCTGGAAGAAGGCATAATAAAAGAACAGCTCCAGCTGTATCAAACATCAGGCATAGACCACTGGCCATTGCACTTCCAGTAGATCGAAGGGATGAAGAATCTGTTTCATCTACAGTATCTTCACTACAACTTGGACCAGCTGTGAAGCAACTTGCTCCTCCTGATCTCCAAATCCCGTTGACAGAAAGCAAGGCCATTGATGGAGGCAGTGGTAATCTACCATCTACACAGCTGAAGAGAAGTTTAGGTTCAAAGCAGGGTGATGTTTGGAAATTTTGGTTCGGCGTAAATCATGTCCTTGGAAAGATGGTATACGCTGCAGCACTGGGCTTCATCTTGGTTGCGCTTCTTAAACTGAAAAACACACTGTTCTGGAGGGCTGGAAATGGCACTAGATGGAGAATGGACAAACAGAGTGCTGACACCTGCTCCCTTACTTGGAGTGCAGATTCTTCTTCTACAGTAACAAAGAAAAATGGTATTGCTAGAAAATTTCACAAGTTCCTTTCTACACTTAAAGTGCATTCTGGGGATCACTCAGAAGCTGTTGATTTGAAAACGGCTTCCCTCTCCTCTGGCCTCTCATCTTCGATCACATCAACTTATAGGCAGCAGATGCCTGTCAAAGATGCTGAGATCCTTGTCAAGCGATGGCAAGCAATTAAAGCAGAAGCGCTGGGGCCTAACCATGATGTTCATGGCCTCCTGGAAGTCCTCGATGGTTCTATGCTAGTTCAG TGGCAAACTTTGGCGGATGCTGCGAAAGCAAGGTCCtgtttttggagatttgtttTATTGCAACTGAAAGTTACACGTGCTGACATTTTGAAAGATGGGATTGGGAGGGAAATGGCCGAAATAGAGGTTTTCTTGGAAGAGGCAGCTGAACTTGTGGACGAATCTCAGCCTAAGAATCCAACATACTACAG CCCCTATAGAATTGTTTATCTTCTGGAAAGGAAAGACGATGGATCGTGGAGGTTCTGTGAAGGAGATATTCTTACCACGTCGCAACCTTTGGTCAATGACTAA
- the LOC140877716 gene encoding plastid division protein CDP1, chloroplastic isoform X3: MANFHALVTTVNDLCCCSQNSARFQWNGSFVYLNRRKGCCTKNKCGNSSYCNGGRVRVPAVGRPWRLRAATDLRFAEDSKKSIVQNQVPFVEVPVTCYQILGIHDQAEKDEIAKAVIHLTNTEIEEGYTEAVVVSRPKVLKDVRDKLLFEPEYAGIIKEKQPPKSSLKIPWDWLPVVLCLLQEAGEEKLVLEIGRRAVQHPCAKPFAHDILLAMALAECAIANVGFEKKNISHGFEALVRARYHLGRMNSLGKLKLLSQIEEYLEKLAPECTLELLRMPYTPDNAERRRGAISALQELLRQGLDVETSCQVQDWPCFLNRALKELTASEIVDLIPWDNLAVTRKNRKSIESQNQRTVIDCDSFYVVMLAHIALGFSSKQTDLINKAKLICECLSSEGFDLKFEEAFCSLLLGQSDEATAAERLRQLEETWLKEAALSLFPDTRECSPSLADFFTWEKRTSGRRHNKRTAPAVSNIRHRPLAIALPVDRRDEESVSSTVSSLQLGPAVKQLAPPDLQIPLTESKAIDGGSGNLPSTQLKRSLGSKQGDVWKFWFGVNHVLGKMVYAAALGFILVALLKLKNTLFWRAGNGTRWRMDKQSADTCSLTWSADSSSTVTKKNGIARKFHKFLSTLKVHSGDHSEAVDLKTASLSSGLSSSITSTYRQQMPVKDAEILVKRWQAIKAEALGPNHDVHGLLEVLDGSMLVQWQTLADAAKARSCFWRFVLLQLKVTRADILKDGIGREMAEIEVFLEEAAELVDESQPKNPTYYSPYRIVYLLERKDDGSWRFCEGDILTTSQPLVND, translated from the exons ATGGCAAATTTTCATGCATTGGTGACCACTGTGAATGACCTCTGCTGTTGTAGTCAGAACAGCGCCAGGTTTCAGTGGAATGGCAGCTTTGTGTATTTGAATAGGAGAAAAGGCTGCTGTACGAAAAATAAATGTGGGAATTCTAGTTATTGTAATGGTGGCAGAGTTAGGGTTCCTGCGGTTGGTCGCCCATGGAGATTACGTGCTGCCACGGATCTTCGATTTGCTGAGGACAGCAAAAAAAGCATTGTGCAGAATCAGGTCCCGTTTGTCGAAGTCCCCGTCACTTGCTACCAG ATTCTTGGCATTCATGATCAAGCGGAGAAAGATGAAATTGCTAAAGCAGTAATACATCTGACAAATACTGAGATTGAGGAGGGTTACacggaagctgttgttgtatctCGCCCT AAGGTTCTGAAGGATGTGAGAGATAAACTTCTATTTGAACCAGAATATGCTGGAATTATCAAAGAAAAGCAGCCTCCCAAATCTTCTCTTAAAATTCCATGGGATTGGTTACCTGTGGTACTTTGCCTTCTTCAGGAG GCAGGAGAAGAAAAACTTGTGCTTGAAATTGGACGAAGAGCCGTGCAGCATCCATGCGCAAAGCCATTTGCTCATGATATACTTCTTGCAATGGCCCTAGCAGAG TGTGCGATCGCTAATGTTGGTTTTGAGAAGAAAAATATTTCTCATGGATTTGAAGCCCTTGTCCGCGCTCGGTACCATCTTGGAAGAATGAATTCACTGGGCAAGTTGAAGCTGTTATCTCAG ATTGAAGAATATTTAGAAAAGCTTGCTCCTGAGTGTACGTTGGAGCTATTGAGGATGCCTTATACGCCTGATAATGCCGAACGAAGACGTGGAGCTATCTCAGCTTTGCAAGAATTGCTCAGACAGGGCCTTGATGTTGAAACTTCTTGCCAAGTTCAAGACTGGCCATGCTTCTTGAATCGAGCACTAAAAGAACTCACGGCCTCTGAAATTGTCGATCTTATTCCTTGGGATAATTTAGCTGTTACAAGGAAGAATAGGAAGTCGATCGAGTCGCAGAATCAAAGAACTGTTATTGACTGTGATAGCTTCTATGTGGTTATGTTAGCTCATATTGCTCTTGGGTTTTCAAGCAAACAAACTGACTTG ATAAACAAGGCAAAGTTAATATGTGAATGTCTATCATCAGAAGGCTTTGATTTAAAGTTTGAAGAAGCATTTTGTTCTTTACTTCTTGGGCAG AGTGATGAAGCCACAGCGGCTGAAAGACTAAGGCAACTGGAG GAAACATGGTTGAAAGAAGCTGCACTTAGCTTGTTTCCGGATACCCGAGAGTGTTCTCCATCTTTG GCTGACTTCTTTACTTGGGAAAAAAGAACTTCTGGAAGAAGGCATAATAAAAGAACAGCTCCAGCTGTATCAAACATCAGGCATAGACCACTGGCCATTGCACTTCCAGTAGATCGAAGGGATGAAGAATCTGTTTCATCTACAGTATCTTCACTACAACTTGGACCAGCTGTGAAGCAACTTGCTCCTCCTGATCTCCAAATCCCGTTGACAGAAAGCAAGGCCATTGATGGAGGCAGTGGTAATCTACCATCTACACAGCTGAAGAGAAGTTTAGGTTCAAAGCAGGGTGATGTTTGGAAATTTTGGTTCGGCGTAAATCATGTCCTTGGAAAGATGGTATACGCTGCAGCACTGGGCTTCATCTTGGTTGCGCTTCTTAAACTGAAAAACACACTGTTCTGGAGGGCTGGAAATGGCACTAGATGGAGAATGGACAAACAGAGTGCTGACACCTGCTCCCTTACTTGGAGTGCAGATTCTTCTTCTACAGTAACAAAGAAAAATGGTATTGCTAGAAAATTTCACAAGTTCCTTTCTACACTTAAAGTGCATTCTGGGGATCACTCAGAAGCTGTTGATTTGAAAACGGCTTCCCTCTCCTCTGGCCTCTCATCTTCGATCACATCAACTTATAGGCAGCAGATGCCTGTCAAAGATGCTGAGATCCTTGTCAAGCGATGGCAAGCAATTAAAGCAGAAGCGCTGGGGCCTAACCATGATGTTCATGGCCTCCTGGAAGTCCTCGATGGTTCTATGCTAGTTCAG TGGCAAACTTTGGCGGATGCTGCGAAAGCAAGGTCCtgtttttggagatttgtttTATTGCAACTGAAAGTTACACGTGCTGACATTTTGAAAGATGGGATTGGGAGGGAAATGGCCGAAATAGAGGTTTTCTTGGAAGAGGCAGCTGAACTTGTGGACGAATCTCAGCCTAAGAATCCAACATACTACAG CCCCTATAGAATTGTTTATCTTCTGGAAAGGAAAGACGATGGATCGTGGAGGTTCTGTGAAGGAGATATTCTTACCACGTCGCAACCTTTGGTCAATGACTAA